A window of Aeromicrobium duanguangcaii genomic DNA:
CCCTCCGCGACGACACGGGAGGCCAGTCGGTCCTGCAGCTCCGGGTTCGGGACCGCGAGCAACGCCCGTGCGTGGCCTGCGGACAGGACGCCCGCCGCGACGCGGCGCTGGACCGCGGGAGGGAGCTTCAGGAGCCGGATCGTGTTGGTGATCTGCGGACGGGACCGGCCGATGCGCTCGGAGAGCTCTTCCTGCGTGCAGCCGAAGTCCTCCAGGAGCTGCTGGTACGCCGCCGCCTCTTCCAGCGGGTTGAGCTCGGACCGGTGCAGGTTCTCCAGCAGCGCGTCGCGCAGCAGGTCCTCGTCGGTCGTCTCGCGGATGACCGCGGTGATCGTCTCGAGGCCGGCCTTCTGGGTGGCGCGCCAGCGCCGCTCCCCCATGATCAGCTCGTAGCGATCCGGCCCGGTCTGCCGCACGACGATCGGCTGCAACAGGCCGATCTCCTTGATGGAGTGCACGAGCTCGTTCATGGCCTCCTCGTCGAACACCGTGCGCGGCTGGCGCGGGTTCGGCGAGATCTGACCCACGGGCAGCTCACGCAGCCGGGCGCCGGCGACCTCGGCCAGGCCGGACTCCTTGGCCTGGGCCGGCGAGGTGGGAATGAGGGCGGAGAGTCCGCGGCCGAGGCCGGGGCGGGGTGTGCTCATGACGATGCTCCTTCGTCGGCCGAGGCCGCGCCGCGTTGCGTGATCTCACGGGCCGCCTCCATGTAGGAGAGCGCGCCCGTCGAGTTCGGATCGTACGTGATGATCGTCTGCTGGTATCCCGGCGCCTCGCTGATCCGCACCGAGCGCGGGATCGCCGTGGACAGCACGCGATCTCCGAAGTGACCGCGCACCTCCGCGGCAACGCTCGAGCTCAGGTTCGTGCGGGCGTCGTGCATCGTCAGCAGGATCGTCGACACGTCGAGGTCCTGGTTGAGGTGCTGCTGCACCAGGCCGATGTTGCCGAGTAGCTGGCTCAGACCCTCCAGCGCGTAGTACTCGCACTGGATCGGGATCAACACCTCGCGCGCCGCCACCATCGCGTTGATGGTCAACAGCCCCAGCGACGGCGGGCAGTCGATGAAGACGTAGTCGACATCCGAGCCGGGGCCGGCCAGGTAGGTGTCGATCGCCGTACGGAGGCGGCGTTCGCGCTGCTCGAGCCCGACGAGCTCGATCTCGGCTCCGGCCAGGTCGATCGTGGCCGGAACGACGCGCAGTGCGGGGATGTCCGGGCTGTTCTGGACCGCGTCCTCGATCGGCAACTCGTCCAGCAGCACCTCGTACGTTCCCGGAGTGCCGGATGCGTGCGGGATCGCCGCTGCGGTCGAGGCGTTGCCCTGCGGATCGAGATCGATCAGCAGCACGGACAGTCCCTTGGCCGCCATCGCGGCAGCGAGGTTGACCGAGGTGGTCGTCTTGCCGACGCCACCCTTCTGGTTCGCCACGACGAACACCCGGGTGCGGGTCGGTCGCTCGTATCGGCCGCTACGGGCCAGGCGCTCCATGAGTTCGACGTGCTGGCTCGCTTGATCGGCGAGGGGCGTGGAGGCGGATGCCTCCACCGGCTCCTCTGCGAAGTCGGCGGCTGTCGGAATCGTCACTACGGCTCCCTGTCATGTTTCACGTGGAACGCCAGGGCATTCCACGGCATGTTTCACGTGGAACGTCAGTACGTTCCACGGATGCTCATCTGCGCTGGACTTCGACGACAGTCGTGGGGACCTCGAGT
This region includes:
- a CDS encoding ParB/RepB/Spo0J family partition protein; translated protein: MSTPRPGLGRGLSALIPTSPAQAKESGLAEVAGARLRELPVGQISPNPRQPRTVFDEEAMNELVHSIKEIGLLQPIVVRQTGPDRYELIMGERRWRATQKAGLETITAVIRETTDEDLLRDALLENLHRSELNPLEEAAAYQQLLEDFGCTQEELSERIGRSRPQITNTIRLLKLPPAVQRRVAAGVLSAGHARALLAVPNPELQDRLASRVVAEGISVRQLEEIVRFGDEDATPSARKLSTRPTSARVGELAHRLSERFDTRVKVDFGKSKGKIVVEFATIGDLERIVELMDPNSSQKVD
- a CDS encoding ParA family protein, translated to MTIPTAADFAEEPVEASASTPLADQASQHVELMERLARSGRYERPTRTRVFVVANQKGGVGKTTTSVNLAAAMAAKGLSVLLIDLDPQGNASTAAAIPHASGTPGTYEVLLDELPIEDAVQNSPDIPALRVVPATIDLAGAEIELVGLEQRERRLRTAIDTYLAGPGSDVDYVFIDCPPSLGLLTINAMVAAREVLIPIQCEYYALEGLSQLLGNIGLVQQHLNQDLDVSTILLTMHDARTNLSSSVAAEVRGHFGDRVLSTAIPRSVRISEAPGYQQTIITYDPNSTGALSYMEAAREITQRGAASADEGASS